In a single window of the Fusarium falciforme chromosome 3, complete sequence genome:
- a CDS encoding Zn(2)-C6 fungal-type domain-containing protein — translation MQSQPKRMRLGTKSCTECRRRKVRCIFPEGSDRCRQCKAHKAPCRPQQAPSSDSPSTSSLSPDYVQSNESAVEVLRLRECQRLGLPPDTSLGAIFTHVVGESVSSRSTSSDQDLDASVVLENAPLMKNLRETLPTQPSFEAELRPRPKDPFPNRSSMIYLPCAPTLVSIFEYTLQFWAIWPLAFTPTDTGERCFPDSVPMAVRFIQQSVISSNPGVVARALVWLSLCLQELPKDFNKDTPLSLPWKASKIIDYYLKEVDDLLQTHSSPVCNLEFIEALTLQYELFIFMGRPCSAWKSTRTALNNAMILGLHGLAPNGRKKEIWNALWVQDRHLSLFLGLPYAVPEHFIRLDRVDENDALERKILRKVGIISGHITDRNCHQLESSYSSTARIIEEMDQLKEMIPTEWWEPTEADITGYYGIDFTRRAIILFYYTTNKLLHLPYVRMAARDKRYDYSRTAAFESAEGMVRAYLNMRALGTAPMSCDFVDFMAFSGAAILAADLISKNSSRLAEEEERLWKLIMGLAKSMRDMTSVLDCVVAAQAAEVLENLHAARHGTFSGPENFEVTIPYFGRMRISRVEKPAPALPQNVVEFGTNVFNMHLPTNLQASCELTENWSSGWDFDYTYEWQDVFNFEQIGS, via the coding sequence ATGCAGTCACAACCTAAGCGGATGAGACTAGGCACCAAGAGCTGCACCGAGTGCAGACGCCGAAAAGTTCGATGCATCTTCCCCGAGGGCTCAGACAGATGCCGACAGTGCAAAGCCCACAAGGCGCCGTGCAGGCCTCAGCAAGCGCCATCGAGCGACTCACCCAGCACATCGAGTCTCTCGCCCGACTATGTGCAATCAAATGAGAGCGCTGTTGAGGTCCTTCGTCTACGAGAATGCCAGAGACTCGGTCTACCGCCAGATACATCCCTCGGCGCCATCTTTACCCATGTTGTTGGCGAGTCCGTCTCGTCGAGGAGCACCTCCAGTGACCAAGACTTGGATGCCAGCGTTGTCCTCGAAAACGCACCGCTTATGAAGAATCTTAGAGAGACATTGCCTACTCAGCCTAGTTTTGAAGCCGAGTTGCGGCCCCGGCCTAAGGACCCTTTTCCTAATCGTTCTTCAATGATTTACTTGCCCTGCGCCCCGACACTGGTCAGCATTTTTGAGTATACACTGCAATTCTGGGCCATCTGGCCCCTGGCATTCACGCCTACAGACACGGGTGAGAGGTGTTTCCCAGACTCTGTGCCGATGGCCGTGAGGTTTATTCAGCAATCCGTCATATCCTCAAACCCAGGCGTCGTCGCAAGAGCTCTGGTCTGGCTCAGCCTCTGCCTCCAGGAGCTGCCCAAAGACTTCAACAAGGACACACCTTTGAGTCTGCCTTGGAAGGCATCCAAGATCATTGACTACTACCTTAAAGAGGTGGATGATCTGCTGCAAACACACTCGTCTCCCGTCTGCAATCTGGAGTTTATCGAGGCCCTCACGCTCCAATACGaactcttcatcttcatgggACGTCCCTGCAGTGCTTGGAAGAGCACTAGGACCGCCTTGAACAACGCCATGATACTGGGCCTGCACGGGCTCGCCCCAAACGGACGGAAAAAGGAGATATGGAATGCTCTCTGGGTACAGGATCGACATCTATCATTGTTCCTAGGGCTGCCTTATGCTGTCCCAGAGCATTTCATCCGCCTCGACCGAGTTGACGAAAACGATGCCCTGGAGCGGAAGATCCTTCGAAAGGTGGGCATAATTTCGGGCCACATCACCGATCGCAATTGTCACCAGCTCGAGTCATCATATTCAAGCACGGCTCGGATCATAGAGGAGATGGaccagctcaaggagatgatACCGACCGAGTGGTGGGAACCCACCGAGGCTGATATAACCGGGTACTATGGTATAGACTTTACACGTCGtgccatcatcctcttctaCTATACAACCAACAAGCTGCTGCATTTGCCTTATGTACGCATGGCAGCCCGAGATAAGCGATACGACTACAGCCGAACCGCCGCCTTTGAGTCTGCCGAAGGAATGGTGCGAGCCTACCTGAACATGCGAGCCCTCGGAACTGCGCCCATGAGCTGCGACTTTGTCGATTTTATGGCCTTCAGCGGAGCTGCCATTCTCGCTGCGGACCTGATATCCAAGAATTCCTCTCGCTtggctgaggaagaggagcggcTATGGAAACTGATCATGGGGCTGGCCAAAAGCATGAGAGATATGACCTCTGTGCTAGACTGCGTGGTAGCGGCTCAAGCCGCCGAGGTTCTGGAGAATCTACATGCGGCGCGACACGGGACCTTCTCTGGACCTGAGAACTTTGAGGTGACTATACCTTACTTTGGAAGAATGCGCATCTCGCGGGTCGAGAAGCCTGCGCCTGCGCTCCCCCAAAATGTCGTCGAGTTCGGGACCAACGTCTTCAACATGCATCTTCCGACCAACCTCCAGGCCTCGTGTGAGCTGACAGAGAATTGGAGTTCTGGATGGGATTTTGATTATACGTATGAGTGGCAGGATGTGTTTAACTTTGAGCAAATTGGGTCTTGA
- a CDS encoding Nudix hydrolase domain-containing protein — protein sequence MASTGKSLHFSNQFVISCGTVSLDVGRSKVLLIRWRRTGEYLLPKGRKDIDEPLEGTALRETFEETGIRVQLLPVNIDTLATLPSSFKTEDRLKAVTEPIAVTQRTTQEGILKIIFWYVATADSITVPEQGTQQENEEFDTVWADFDNVGSTLSFDDDRSIAEAAIAAIRRGVAPAS from the coding sequence ATGGCCTCCACAGGCAAGAGTCTACACTTCTCTAACCAGTTCGTCATCAGCTGTGGTACCGTGTCGCTAGATGTGGGGAGGTCGAAAGTGCTCCTTATCCGCTGGCGGCGAACAGGCGAATACTTGCTTCCCAAGGGCCGTAAAGATATTGATGAACCCCTTGAAGGGACAGCCCTACGAGAAACTTTTGAGGAGACTGGAATACGAGTCCAACTACTCCCTGTGAACATCGACACCCTGGCCACCTTGCCTTCCTCCTTCAAGACCGAGGACCGTCTGAAAGCTGTCACTGAACCTATCGCCGTTACTCAACGCACTACACAGGAGGGAATTCTCAAGATCATCTTCTGGTATGTTGCCACGGCAGACTCTATCACTGTTCCAGAACAGGGAACACAGCAGGAGAATGAGGAGTTCGATACCGTCTGGGCCGACTTTGACAATGTCGGTTCCACCTTGTCCTTTGATGACGATCGAAGCATCGCCGAGGCAGCCATCGCTGCGATTCGAAGAGGAGTGGCcccagcttcttga
- a CDS encoding Non-specific serine/threonine protein kinase, with protein MWFVDWRAVLRQRSVSTVNHPPHLLHFSTSPTKTGTILSSLLLLQDRLLVPTKDVDTKYNSPGGLASASWVPLPDPRRPDFPYYSGLTLTIRPHTPPAPFGLTGYTKGSERQQARREEIAKVSQSEWCLRNPLAETPPHSGDAETQTLEIVHGIACKDGRGAQVVRCHLGDDKDRSYVAKIYDPFYYSYADPEFGSPVDVTYMADEHYSREAAAFEDIKAAGVDGQFTPKYYGSWTFDMLLLGTSEVRPVRLVLLEWVDGVDLWSIMERDGANNGFHTIPPEERLEIFAKAAEAETKLDYYGVIHRDFSPRNVMIVDQATDVGSRKRVLLIDLNNSTCINRPNFRDRQFRRTDPLPTNSRYLW; from the coding sequence ATGTGGTTTGTGGACTGGCGGGCAGTGTTGAGGCAGCGCAGCGTATCGACCGTGAATCACCCCCCTCATCTCTTGCACTTCTCAACTTCCCCGACCAAGACCGGCACAATTCTTTCTTCTCTACTGCTGCTTCAAGATCGATTGTTGGTACCCACCAAGGATGTGGATACCAAATACAATTCCCCTGGAGGATTGGCCTCCGCGTCATGGGTGCCGCTACCCGATCCCCGACGTCCCGATTTCCCGTACTACAGCGGTCTTACCCTCACTATCCGACCTCACACACCTCCCGCTCCCTTTGGACTGACTGGATATACCAAAGGATCAGAACGCCAGCAGGCCCGCCGAgaggagattgccaaggTCTCGCAGAGTGAATGGTGTCTTCGCAATCCTCTCGCCGAAACCCCTCCGCACTCAGGCGATGCAGAGACGCAAACGCTCGAGATTGTTCATGGCATCGCCTGCAAGGATGGACGAGGTGCCCAAGTTGTGCGCTGCCACCTCGGCGACGACAAGGACCGCAGCTACGTGGCCAAGATCTACGATCCCTTCTACTACTCCTACGCTGACCCTGAGTTTGGCTCCCCCGTCGACGTCACCTACATGGCAGACGAGCACTACAGTCGTGAAGCGGCAGCTTTTGAGGACATCAAGGCTGCAGGCGTCGATGGCCAGTTCACTCCCAAGTACTATGGTTCCTGGACGTTTGACATGCTTTTGCTCGGTACTTCCGAGGTGCGTCCAGTGCGGTTGGTGCTCCTGGAGTGGGTAGATGGAGTCGACCTCTGGAGTATCATGGAAAGGGACGGCGCGAACAATGGCTTCCATACTATACCACCTGAGGAGCGACTCGAGATCTTTGCAAAGGCTGCAGAGGCAGAAACAAAACTCGACTACTACGGCGTCATTCACCGCGACTTCTCGCCCAGGAACGTCATGATTGTTGATCAAGCCACAGACGTGGGATCTCGCAAACGAGTACTCTTGATCGACCTGAACAATTCCACCTGCATCAACCGCCCCAACTTTCGAGACAGACAATTCCGCAGGACAGATCCCCTTCCCACCAACTCGCGCTATCTTTGGTGA
- a CDS encoding MYND-type zinc finger protein samB, translated as MATDEKMATEQNSDTDQKVDALMYAIRDVPGKGKGLIATKPIPKGTRILAEAPIFTNPVALEIQNVEAEVIRQVNNLTPAQKTAYFNLTCLDMFKSEDPAWGVLCSNCLRGPAEDIHGLYLIASRVNHACLNNAHDSWNAILGKLTLHSLKDIAEGEEITICYLNKLRDRAGRQAGLREFTCTCSLCSLEGQRLEESDQRLRQSWYLYELLGTRSEATDESVWRRYRAIRECADLLAKEDAFDHYSIHLYSIACFSFMVMNERARHMALLELHHQACLLFLGDDNPKTLSSQQTLQGLAHWNSVMGKVDPAVVPEGLDPEAFEDWLWRDSKACLNGFADLSNEAVFPRLGGLPILARNSPDYFTFASDGRRIQPRKAWCLFAEIIKTSSIPGGVRFWIQDHYRNQCPIEFKSGGQNSRALSPEPQVGWAIAILRPVRKGYLAEHLILGQHLQYMLRVREREKDLLKIFPMSLNDLMSLSARVQQFSIQHDDGMRTCHACQRQGTSLKACANCHFFWYCDNDCQAQGWREKGHKNDCKMLRDSDLKAIFQTAWDDLGNSPLRFPL; from the exons atggccaccgACGAAAAGATGGCTACCGAACAGAACTCAGACACCGATCAGAAGGTCGACGCCCTGATGTACGCCATACGGGACGTTCCCGGCAAGGGAAAGGGCCTCATCGCAACCAAACCTATCCCCAAAGGTACTCGAATCCTGGCCGAAGCCCCCATCTTCACGAATCCCGTCGCTTTAGAGATCCAAaacgtcgaggccgaggtcaTCCGTCAGGTCAACAACCTCACGCCAGCCCAAAAGACGGCCTACTTCAACTTGACCTGCCTGGACATGTTCAAGTCCGAAGATCCAGCCTGGGGCGTTCTTTGCAGCAACTGCCTGAGGGGACCCGCCGAAGACATCCACGGTCTTTACCTGATAGCCTCGCGTGTCAACCACGCCTGTCTGAACAACGCCCACGACTCCTGGAACGCAATCCTGGGGAAGCTCACCCTCCACTCTCTCAAGGACATAGCAGAGGGCGAAGAGATCACCATCTGCTACCTCAACAAGCTCCGGGACAGGGCCGGACGCCAGGCGGGACTCCGCGAGTTCACATGCACCTGTAGCCTGTGCTCCCTCGAGGGGCAGCGCCTGGAAGAGAGCGACCAGAGACTGAGGCAATCGTGGTATTTGTATGAGCTCTTGGGGACTCGGTCCGAGGCCACCGACGAGTCGGTATGGAGGAGATACCGCGCTATCCGGGAATGCGCCGACCTGCTCGCCAAGGAGGACGCGTTCGACCATTACTCGATCCATCTTTACTCCATCGCCTGCTTCTCGTTCATGGTGATGAACGAGCGAGCAAGACACATGGCTTTACTTGAGCTGCACCATCAGGCTTGCCTCTTGTTCCTGGGCGACGACAACCCCAAGACGTTGAGCAGCCAGCAAACGCTCCAGGGTCTAGCCCACTGGAACTCCGTCATGGGCAAGGTAGACCCAGCCGTCGTGCCCGAAGGGCTTGACCCGGAAGCCTTCGAGGACTGGCTCTGGAGAGACAGCAAGGCCTGCCTCAACGGCTTTGCCGACCTCAGCAACGAAGCTGTCTTTCCTCGCCTCGGAGGTCTTCCTATCTTGGCCAGAAACAGTCCAGATTACTTTACTTTCGCCAGTGACGGACGCCGTATACAGCCTCGCAAGGCCTGGTGCCTTTTCGCCGAGATTATCAAGACCAGCTCCATCCCCGGAGGCGTCCGGTTCTGGATCCAGGACCACTACCGCAACCAGTGCCCAATCGAATTCAAGTCAGGAGGTCAAAACTCAAGAGCTCTCAGCCCCGAGCCCCAAGTTGGTTgggccatcgccatcttgCGCCCCGTCAGGAAGGGTTACCTTGCCGAGCACTTGATCCTAGGGCAACATCTCCAGTACATGCTCCGCGTTAGAGAGCGCGAGAAGGACCTTCTCAAG ATATTCCCAATGTCCTTGAACGATCTGATGTCGCTGAGTGCTCGCGTGCAGCAGTTCTCGATCCAACACGACGACGGAATGAGAACATGCCATGCCTGCCAACGTCAGGGAACCTCACTCAAGGCATGTGCTAACTGCCACTTTTTCTGGTACTGCGACAAT GATTGCCAGGCGCAAGGTTGGCGTGAGAAAGGCCACAAGAACGACTGCAAGATGCTCAGGGACTCTGACCTGAAGGCCATCTTTCAGACTGCCTGGGACGACTTGGGTAACAGTCCCTTGAGGTTCCCTCTGTGA